The following are encoded together in the Babesia microti strain RI chromosome II, complete genome genome:
- a CDS encoding hypothetical protein (overlaps_old_locusTagID:BBM_II04240) encodes MLPYNLVKILSLFLGVINARSMYLEGAANLTDEIEPECSKKSVKKYAPNANDDHSEKSRKTIDEIVEMWKDDNSFRFEVNDDFEIIKKWINDEFSYLDNHRDL; translated from the exons atgttgcCATATAATTtggtgaaaattttgtcatTGTTTCTTGGAGTAATTAATGCACGCTCTATGTATCTTGAAGGTGCTGCAAATCTCactgatgaaattgaaccAGAATGTTCTAAAAAATCAGTAAAGAAATACGCTCCTAACGCTAACGACGATCACTCTGAAAAATCAAGGAAAACAATTGATG AAATCGTTGAAATGTGGAAAGATGATAATTCATTCCGATTCGAAGTGAATGACGATTTTGA aattattAAGAAATGGATCAACGATGAATTCAGTTACTTAGACAACCATCGTGACCTATGA
- a CDS encoding translation initiation factor IF-2 (overlaps_old_locusTagID:BBM_II04235) yields the protein MGVAEARSIFKGINHKTSDLVSINNKLIKRKYLLNQLKNTGLNDRKSNISNLPQKLHNFNPKHTSIIRKVSSNEQNLDYLSYNLLKNQGLASSHLEAISQLLSIMRDPAIVPDVIPLYALDSHDLAIEKLKKMIRNTYLDMLDCGVDTGPCDIAVYIKFLNSFHRDNIATSIKTEVDKVEIDGNITKNMILLAMFAQMYRDYPYWKLYRLKDSNLPITCLKRILSVRKLSEIPNHWINSNIDYTNTNNDVYALLQQIKLKNNSNRVHHVNKEVNSKIFNINEDKIVDKNAQNYQLKNFTMSTIKQHFDTKHITVKSLASHLDCEIQMVMDVAKDLVDATSYNCKLSIEESEFIAQELGYADKIPSIKCTMQTRPPIVAIMGHVDHGKTTLLDSFRNSATKITSTEVGGITQKLSAFQVKLVTTNKLVTFIDTPGHSAFTSMRSRGSSRTDIIILVVAADDGIMPQTVESYKKIISSGAELIVAINKIDRVRCSLSRVKNQLLSLGIHESIPTVEISAKYGTNIEQLERSITEIAESLKLKANYHTESRGNAFILETGVSDLYGKHVTAIVTDGVLKENLWVVVGSSCCKIKRLLDVSKEPVKIAYPSQVISLIGLTDITAVAGQDLTTAESQSEANKIASIRRKQSQISKVYKLHENEIVPTNESRDLYINIIIKCVDQGSLDAILDWVNEFNQKCGDHPEKHLKDRGFMNFDMSNWQPIKIISSSVGPITRTDIQFANINRCYLVTFSVNTPKHIEIPDNITVKQHNIIYNIFKDIENIFNNHFGPLYTYTTVARMLVTRLAYISVNKSAKLVIGTITSGGTATISNIYSVLRNGVTVYEDLEILSMHVDKSKATEIPKNNSNNAIVFKQDVEVEIGDEILAQTRTKNQCD from the exons ATGGGTGTTGCTGAAGCTAGGTCGATATTTAAAGGGATAAATCACAAAACTAGTGATCTAGTATCCATAAATAACAAGTTAATTAAACGGAAATATTTGCTTAACCAACTAAAGAACACTGGATTGAATGATCGAAagtcaaatatttcaaatttgccacaaaaattacataatttcAATCCAAAGCACACTAGTATAATACGTAAAGTATCTTCCAACGAACAGAATCTGgattatttatcatataatcTCCTGAAGAATCAAGGGCTTGCCTCCTCCCACCTTGAAGCAATTTCTCAACTACTCTCTATAATGAGGGACCCTGCTATAGTCCCAGATGTTATTCCATTATATGCACTTGATAGCCATGATTTAGCAATTGAAAAACTAAAAAAAATGATCAGAAATACATATCTGGATATGTTGGATTGCGGTGTCGACACTGGACCTTGCGATATCGCCgtgtatataaaatttctaaacTCATTTCACAGGGATAATATAGCAACTTCGATTAAAACGGAGGTTGATAAAGTGGAAATTGACGgtaatataacaaaaaaCATGATACTATTGGCAATGTTTGCACAAATGTACCGTGACTATCCCTATTGGAAGTTGTATCGGTTGAAG GACTCAAACTTACCAATAACATGCCTTAAGAGGATTTTATCCGTCCGAAAACTATCAGAAATACCGAATCATTGGATCAActcaaatattgattacACGAATACCAATAACGATGTATATGCATTGTTGCAGCAAATAAAGCTCAAAAATAACTCAAATAGAGTTCATCATGTCAACAAAGAAGTTAATAGTAAGATTTTTAACATCAATgaagataaaattgtagatAAAAATGCGCAAAACTACCAActgaaaaattttaccatgTCAACAATTAAACAGCACTTTGATACAAAGCACATAACGGTTAAGTCATTGGCTTCACATCTTGATTGTGAAATACAGATG GTAATGGATGTAGCAAAGGATCTCGTTGATGCCACAAGTTATAACTGCAAGCTTAGTATCGAGGAATCAGAATTTATCGCACAGGAATTGGGTTATGCTGACAAAATCCCCAGTATTAAATGCACAATGCAAACTAGACCACCAATAGTTGCTATAATGGGTCATGTTGATCATGGCAAAACGACACTCCTCGACTCCTTCAGGAATTCTGCAACTAAAATTACATCAACTGAAGTTGGCGGGATCACTCAAAAGCTAAGCGCTTTTCAAGTCAAATTGGTTActacaaataaattagttaCCTTCATTGATACGCCCGGTCATTCGGCATTTACATCTATGAGAAGCAGAGGTTCATCTAGGACTGATATAATCATACTGGTGGTGGCTGCTGACGACGGTATAATGCCACAAACAGTAGAATCATACaagaaaattatatcatcagGGGCAGAGTTAATTGTTGCAATTAACAAAATAGACAGG GTTAGATGCAGTTTATCTAGGGTGAAGAATCAATTGTTGTCACTTGGAATTCACGAGTCTATACCTACGGTCGAGATATCGGCAAAATATGGGACCAATATCGAGCAGCTAGAACGTTCAATTACGGAAATAGCTGAATCACTGAAATTGAAGGCTAATTACCACACTGAATCTCGGGGTAATGCATTTATCTTAGAAACTGGAGTTAGTGATTTGTATGGTAAACATGTTACCGCAATTGTTACAGATGGTGTTTTGAAG GAAAACTTGTGGGTTGTCGTTGGATCTAGctgttgtaaaattaaaagGTTATTAGATGTGTCGAAAGAACCAGTTAAAATTGCCTATCCATCACAAGTGATATCACTTATCGGTTTAACAGATATTACGGCAGTGGCTGGACAAGATTTGACAACCGCGGAGTCCCAGAGTGAAGCAAATAAAATAGCCTCTATCAGACGTAAACAATCGCAAATATCTAAGGTCTATAAATTGcatgaaaatgaaatagtCCCAACTAATGAATCACGAGATTTGtacataaatatcattataaaatgCGTAGACCAAGGAAGTCTAGATGCTATACTGGATTGggtaaatgaatttaatcaaaaatGCGGAGATCATCCTGAAAAACACTTAAAGGATCGTGGTTTTATGAATTTTGATATGTCCAATTGGCAAccaattaaaattatttcatcatcaGTGGGGCCTATAACACGCACAGATATTCAATTTGCCAATATAAATAGGTGTTACCTTGTAACATTTTCTGTTAATACTCCTAAACACATTGAAATCCCTGACAATATCACAGTAAAGCAACACAACATAATctataacatatttaaagACATAGAAAATATCTTCAATAATCATTTTGGACCATTGTATACCTATACAACAGTGGCAAGAATGCTAGTGACTAGGCTTGCATATATAAGTGTCAATAAATCGGCGAAACTTGTCATTGGTACTATTACAAGTGGTGGTACAGCCACAATTTCAAACATCTATTCAGTT CTACGCAATGGGGTTACTGTTTATGAAGATTTGGAAATACTATCCATGCATGTAGACAAATCTAAGGCTACTGAGATTCCAAAAAATAACTCAAACAATGCAATCGTTTTCAAGCAGGACGTTGAAGTTGAGATTGGGGATGAGATACTGGCTCAAACTAGGACTAAAAATCAGTGCGACTGA
- a CDS encoding hypothetical protein (overlaps_old_locusTagID:BBM_II04245) has protein sequence MVLARMMFLTSVWGKCAPAELVENDIVRVYNIETDVTVDYLEAHLLKYCRNYEIIAVIPPSPWSEPSLSCYKLIIGGSASDFIRHHKHLPEMPNSFLIEGKSYDIEYHFPQSFMHHDYYNQYDTKQNNRPPGWRNNVPLVDMPQCLKQKYCINVTNKPPQWDSVELKNTIEAHFVNKGIWIHIYTVQSSSSYPSSAVIVCTTLRTKALLLDYNPLFIDPRVSLELKSF, from the coding sequence ATGGTGCTGGCGAGAATGATGTTCTTAACCAGTGTCTGGGGTAAGTGCGCCCCTGCTGAATTGGTCGAAAATGATATAGTGCGcgtatataatattgaaacCGATGTGACTGTCGATTATTTGGAAGCGCATTTATTGAAATATTGTAGAAACTACGAGATAATTGCTGTTATCCCACCCTCACCCTGGTCCGAACCATCACTATCATGCTACAAACTAATTATAGGCGGTAGCGCTAGTGATTTCATTAGACATCATAAACACCTACCAGAAATGCCAAATTCCTTCCTAATTGAGGGAAAGTCATATGATATTGAATACCATTTCCCCCAATCATTTATGCACCATGACTACTATAATCAATATGACActaaacaaaataataGGCCTCCAGGCTGGCGCAATAATGTGCCTCTTGTTGACATGCCACAATGCTTGAAGCAGAAATATTGTATCAATGTCACAAACAAACCTCCGCAATGGGATTCGGTGGAacttaaaaatacaattgaaGCTCATTTTGTAAACAAGGGAATTTGGatacatatatacacaGTACAATCTAGCTCTTCCTATCCCAGTTCTGCAGTTATTGTTTGTACCACACTCAGAACCAAGGCTTTGCTACTGGATTACAATCCACTCTTCATAGACCCTAGAGTTTCCCTTGAGTTGAAATCATTTTGA
- a CDS encoding Stomatin-like protein 2 mitochondrial (overlaps_old_locusTagID:BBM_II04240): MTLAPFFVLNLKSINVKLHSQYRNCINYANRVQQCHFSTRGEHIQYPKRHVGVTVVPQQTVFIIERFGRYKKTISAGLHFLIPFIDKIAYIHSLKEEAIVIPNQTAITKDNVIIQIDGILYIKCVNPYDASYGVEDPVFSVMQLAQTTMRSELGKLSLDSTFLERESLNKLIVEAINTASKSWGITCMRYEIRDITPPKNIVTAMERQAEAERIKRAEILKSEGNRESEINLAQGRREIDILRAQGEAIATKERAKATAEAIHTLAEALKSSNSSNAVALRVAEQYISAFNNLAKHSTTVLLPSKVDDAAGMVAQALGIYNAAFRNDKIQEIVTNENKPPK, translated from the exons ATGACTTTAGCACCATTTTTTGtactaaatttaaaaagtATAAATGTGAAACTGCATTCACAATACAGAAactgtataaattatgCAAACCGCGTGCAGCAGTGCCACTTTAGTACGAGAGGGGAACACATTCAATATCCCAAAAGGCACGTTGGTGTCACAGTTGTGCCCCAACAAACTGTCTTTATCATAGAAAG GTTTGGGAGGTACAAGAAGACAATTTCAGCTGGGTTGCACTTCTTAATTCCATTCATTGACAAAATCGCTTACATCCACTCGCTCAAAGAAGAAGCCATAGTTATTCCCAATCAGACGGCTATTACTAAAGACAAT GTCATCATACAGATAGATGgcatattgtatataaagtGCGTAAATCCGTACGATGCTTCGTATGGCGTTGAGGATCCAGTTTTTTCGGTGATGCAGTTGGCACAAACAACAATGAGATCGGAACTAGGCAAGCTGTCACTAGATTCCACATTTCTAGAGAGAGAATCGCTAAACAAGTTGATTGTCGAGGCAATTAACACCGCTTCCAAATCTTGGGGCATCACTTGTATGAGATATGAGATCAGGGATATAACGCCtccaaaaaatattgtcaCTGCAATGGAACGTCAGGCGGAGGCGGAGAGAATTAAAAGAGCAGAAATATTGAAATCGGAAGGCAACCGAGAAAGCGAAATTAATTTGGCTCAGGGAAGGAGAGAAATAGACATTTTGAGAGCTCAGGGAGAAGCAATAGCCACAAAGGAGCGTGCCAAGGCAACCGCAGAGGCTATTCACACGCTAGCTGAAGCTTTGAAGTCATCAAATAGCAGTAATGCCGTGGCTTTGCGTGTGGCCGAACAATACATATCCGcctttaataatttggcAAAACATAGCACAACTGTTCTGCTGCCCAGCAAGGTCGATGACGCTGCTGGTATGGTTGCCCAGGCTTTGGGCATATACAATGCAGCatttagaaatgataaaatcCAGGAAATAGTGACCAATGAAAATAAACCCcccaaataa